In Prosthecomicrobium sp. N25, one DNA window encodes the following:
- the nadC gene encoding carboxylating nicotinate-nucleotide diphosphorylase, translating into MSQTLPDLPLLMIDAAVEAALLEDLGRAGDITSQATIPPDARAVATFGARRPGVVAGIALARRAMWKMSNEVRFSELIPDGSRVGKGDVIARVEGPARAVLSAERVALNFLGRLSGIATATAAFADRVAHTRARIVCTRKTTPGLRALEKYAVRCGGGANHRFGLDDAILIKDNHIAVCGSVGEAIRRARAFAGHLVKIEVEVDRIDQLKEALLERPDVVMLDNMGPDLLREAVAVTAGRAILEASGGVTLETVAAIAETGVDLISTGWITHSAPVLDIGLDIEIG; encoded by the coding sequence ATGAGCCAGACCCTGCCCGACCTGCCGCTCCTCATGATCGACGCCGCCGTCGAGGCCGCCCTCCTGGAGGACCTCGGCCGCGCCGGCGACATCACCAGCCAGGCCACGATCCCCCCCGACGCGCGGGCGGTGGCGACCTTCGGGGCCCGCCGGCCCGGCGTCGTCGCCGGGATCGCGCTCGCCCGCCGCGCCATGTGGAAGATGTCGAACGAAGTCCGCTTCTCCGAGCTGATCCCGGACGGCTCGCGCGTCGGCAAGGGCGACGTCATCGCCCGCGTCGAGGGTCCGGCCCGTGCGGTCCTGTCGGCCGAGCGCGTCGCGCTGAACTTCCTCGGCCGCCTGTCCGGCATCGCCACCGCCACGGCCGCCTTCGCGGACCGGGTCGCCCACACGCGGGCCCGCATCGTCTGCACCCGCAAGACGACCCCGGGCCTGCGCGCCCTCGAGAAATATGCGGTCCGCTGCGGCGGCGGCGCCAATCACCGCTTCGGCCTCGACGACGCGATCCTGATCAAGGACAACCACATCGCCGTCTGCGGCTCCGTCGGCGAGGCCATCCGCCGGGCGCGGGCCTTCGCGGGCCACCTGGTGAAGATCGAAGTGGAGGTCGACCGCATCGACCAGCTCAAGGAGGCCCTGCTCGAGCGGCCCGACGTCGTCATGCTCGACAATATGGGCCCGGATCTCCTGCGCGAGGCCGTCGCCGTGACGGCGGGCCGCGCCATCCTGGAGGCCTCGGGCGGCGTCACGCTGGAGACGGTCGCCGCCATCGCCGAGACAGGCGTCGACCTGATCTCGACCGGTTGGATCACCCATTCAGCGCCCGTCCTCGACATCGGCCTCGACATCGAGATCGGCTGA
- a CDS encoding cell wall hydrolase codes for MSQRDPLGRHIALAGAAAIAVPLAAAHFTRPTPAPEQAPLATQDRAPVRAALGGVTFDFSRRDRAWVDDFAGLRREVFAQHTSSAVSGGQRSGGDIADASAATTPADGPDMTTTGSVSPREGTVPGPAPAKAAPPAAPAPEPVPQATRPAPGTEATRPQKLILPPVPDPVPVPARVIEGRRPITIVQVPEGAAEAHTAPMPDARQDAPAAQATPATIAAAAAQAAHPAPTEAPPRKTASAEPAAAPAPAAPSAAASAMGGLAPAPWLKITAAVPTGAAATRPTPARKAQEAAAHEVRPATPVKAEPTAMLGYAAASRSAEAPFDAVLGVRRPDGGEAATAGPKLPPNLHGWAYSPLPASVSLPKEQKCLAEAIYFEARGESERGQAAVAQVVLNRVKNPAYPDTICGVVYQQEDDRNRCQFSFACDGRPEAINEPEAWKRAVEIAREVTEGRTYVAEVGDSTHYHADWVAPGWRRGMTRLTKIGVHVFYRTVHGGWI; via the coding sequence ATGTCACAGCGTGACCCACTCGGCCGGCACATCGCCCTGGCGGGCGCTGCCGCGATCGCGGTGCCGCTCGCGGCGGCCCACTTCACGCGGCCGACGCCGGCGCCGGAGCAGGCGCCGCTCGCCACGCAGGACCGGGCGCCCGTACGGGCCGCCCTCGGCGGCGTCACCTTCGATTTCAGTCGCCGCGACCGGGCCTGGGTGGACGACTTCGCCGGCCTGCGCCGCGAGGTTTTCGCCCAGCACACCTCGTCGGCAGTCTCCGGCGGGCAGCGCTCCGGCGGCGACATCGCCGACGCCTCCGCCGCCACCACGCCGGCCGACGGTCCCGACATGACGACCACCGGGTCCGTCTCGCCGCGGGAGGGCACGGTCCCCGGCCCGGCGCCGGCCAAGGCCGCGCCGCCGGCGGCTCCGGCCCCCGAACCCGTTCCCCAGGCGACGCGCCCGGCCCCCGGGACGGAGGCGACGCGCCCGCAGAAGCTCATCCTGCCGCCCGTCCCGGACCCGGTCCCGGTGCCGGCGCGGGTGATCGAAGGCCGGCGGCCCATCACCATCGTGCAGGTCCCGGAAGGCGCCGCCGAGGCTCATACGGCTCCGATGCCCGACGCACGCCAGGACGCCCCAGCGGCGCAGGCCACTCCGGCGACAATCGCCGCTGCGGCGGCGCAGGCCGCCCATCCGGCTCCGACCGAGGCACCGCCCCGGAAGACGGCCTCCGCCGAGCCCGCGGCGGCTCCTGCTCCCGCCGCTCCGAGCGCGGCGGCGAGCGCCATGGGCGGGCTCGCGCCGGCGCCCTGGCTCAAGATCACGGCCGCGGTGCCGACGGGCGCCGCCGCGACCCGGCCGACGCCGGCCCGAAAGGCCCAGGAGGCGGCCGCCCACGAGGTCCGGCCGGCCACGCCGGTCAAGGCCGAGCCCACCGCGATGCTCGGCTATGCGGCGGCGAGCCGGAGCGCCGAGGCGCCGTTCGACGCGGTGCTGGGTGTCCGTCGCCCGGACGGCGGCGAGGCCGCGACCGCCGGGCCGAAGCTGCCGCCCAACCTGCACGGCTGGGCCTACTCGCCCCTGCCGGCCTCGGTCTCCCTGCCGAAGGAGCAGAAGTGCCTCGCCGAGGCGATCTATTTCGAGGCGCGCGGCGAGAGCGAACGCGGGCAGGCGGCGGTCGCGCAGGTGGTCCTCAACAGGGTCAAGAACCCGGCCTATCCGGACACGATCTGCGGGGTCGTCTACCAGCAGGAGGACGACCGCAACCGCTGCCAGTTCTCCTTCGCGTGCGACGGCAGGCCGGAGGCGATCAACGAGCCGGAGGCGTGGAAGCGCGCCGTCGAGATCGCCCGCGAGGTCACGGAGGGGCGCACCTACGTGGCGGAGGTCGGCGATTCGACCCACTACCACGCGGACTGGGTGGCGCCCGGATGGCGGCGCGGCATGACGCGGCTGACCAAGATCGGCGTCCACGTCTTCTACCGCACCGTGCACGGCGGCTGGATCTGA
- a CDS encoding ArgK/MeaB family GTPase translates to MPARLPSLAEIRDGGKPALARALAAVETAEGTEALAALLDAAAGDPRGRVLGVTGPPGVGKSTLTNQLIRRARAAGRTVGVVAVDPSSRFTGGALLGDRTRLRTDPDDAGVFVRSMAARDRLGGLSDHAVAAVVLMRAVYDRVVVESVGIGQSEADIAFAADTVLLCIQPGSGDSLQFMKAGVMELPDVVAVTKGDMGEAARRARADVEGALTLAHAEAGAWKAPVVQVSSATGAGLDDLEAALGRHADWLDGAARLAERRRAQARHWAEDALRVRYGTRGLAAAAALLEAAGDRPFASVLAVSRLLDGRLGAPAGRP, encoded by the coding sequence TTGCCTGCCCGCCTACCCTCCCTGGCCGAGATCCGCGACGGCGGCAAGCCGGCGCTCGCCCGCGCGCTGGCAGCCGTGGAGACGGCGGAGGGCACGGAGGCGCTGGCCGCGCTCCTGGACGCGGCGGCCGGGGATCCGCGCGGGCGCGTGCTCGGCGTCACCGGACCGCCGGGGGTCGGCAAGTCGACGCTCACCAACCAGCTGATCCGCCGCGCCCGGGCGGCCGGACGAACCGTCGGGGTGGTGGCGGTCGACCCGTCGTCGCGCTTCACCGGCGGCGCGCTGCTGGGCGACCGCACCCGGCTCAGGACCGACCCGGACGACGCCGGCGTCTTCGTACGCTCGATGGCGGCGCGGGACCGGCTCGGCGGCCTCTCGGACCACGCGGTGGCGGCCGTCGTGCTGATGCGGGCGGTCTACGACCGGGTGGTGGTCGAATCCGTGGGCATCGGCCAGTCGGAGGCCGATATCGCCTTCGCGGCCGACACGGTCCTCCTCTGCATCCAGCCCGGTTCGGGGGATTCGCTGCAGTTCATGAAGGCCGGCGTGATGGAGCTGCCCGACGTGGTCGCCGTCACCAAGGGCGACATGGGCGAGGCGGCGCGGCGGGCGCGGGCGGACGTGGAAGGGGCGCTGACCCTGGCGCATGCGGAGGCCGGGGCCTGGAAGGCGCCGGTGGTGCAGGTCTCGAGCGCGACCGGGGCCGGGCTCGACGACCTCGAGGCCGCGCTCGGCCGTCACGCGGACTGGCTCGACGGCGCCGCTCGGCTGGCTGAGCGGCGGCGCGCGCAGGCGCGGCATTGGGCCGAGGACGCGCTCAGGGTGCGGTACGGCACGCGCGGGCTGGCGGCGGCGGCGGCGCTCCTGGAGGCCGCCGGGGATCGCCCCTTCGCGAGCGTGCTGGCGGTCTCCCGCCTGCTGGACGGCCGGCTCGGGGCACCGGCCGGACGCCCTTAA
- the ppdK gene encoding pyruvate, phosphate dikinase, protein MAKWVYTFGDGKAEGAAEMKALLGGKGANIAEMSNLGLPVPPGFTITTEVCTYFYAHDRQYPAELRDQVSAALDHVGQLAGRRFGDVEDPLLVSVRSGARASMPGMMDTVLNLGLSDLTVQAVAAAGDARFAYDSYRRFITMYSNVVLGLDHHHFEEILQTYKDDNGYSLDTDLGADDWKEIIVAYKKLVETELGKPFPQDPHEQLWGAIGAVFGSWMNARAITYRRLHDIPESWGTAVNVQAMVFGNMGETSATGVAFTRNPSTGDKRLYGEFLVNAQGEDVVAGIRTPQDITEAARLESGSERPSLEVLMPEAYAEFSGICQTLELHYRDMQDVEFTIERGKLWMLQTRAGKRTTKAALKVAVDMCREGLISRDEAILRIDPAGLDQLLHPTIDPSAERTVLAKGLPASPGAASGEIVFNSEDAVAAKQAGRKVILVRIETSPEDIHGMHAAEGILTTRGGMTSHAAVVARGMGKPCVSGAGSIRVDYTAETLTAGGKTLRKGDMVTIDGGSGQVLAGRVPMLQPELSGDFATLMVWADAARRMGVRTNAETPADARAAVQFGAEGIGLSRTEHMFFDEGRIVAVREMILADDEKGRRQALAKLLPMQRADFVELFEIMKGKPVTIRLLDPPLHEFLPKTEEEIAEVAKGLGVHPQKLRERAEELHEFNPMLGFRGCRLAISYPEIAEMQARAIFEAAVEAGKATGEPVVPEVMVPLVAIRQEFDLVKARIDAMAAAVSKEKGVEIKYHVGTMIELPRACLQAADIARTAEFFSFGTNDLTQTTYGLSRDDAAQFLGPYLQRGILEQDPFVTLDQVGVGELVKIAAERGRSVRPDIKLGICGEHGGDPASIRFCETVALDYVSCSPFRVPIARLAAAQAAIEHGKAAVSEA, encoded by the coding sequence ATGGCCAAGTGGGTCTACACGTTCGGCGACGGCAAGGCCGAGGGCGCGGCGGAGATGAAGGCCCTGCTCGGCGGCAAGGGCGCCAACATCGCCGAAATGTCCAACCTCGGGCTCCCGGTGCCGCCGGGCTTCACCATCACGACCGAGGTCTGCACCTATTTCTACGCCCACGACCGGCAGTACCCGGCGGAGCTGCGCGACCAGGTCTCCGCCGCGCTCGACCATGTCGGGCAGCTGGCCGGCCGCCGTTTCGGCGACGTCGAGGACCCGCTGCTCGTCTCCGTCCGGTCCGGGGCGCGCGCCTCGATGCCGGGGATGATGGACACGGTCCTGAACCTCGGCCTCTCGGACCTGACCGTCCAGGCGGTGGCGGCGGCCGGCGACGCGCGCTTCGCCTACGACAGCTACCGGCGCTTCATCACCATGTATTCCAACGTGGTGCTCGGCCTCGACCACCATCACTTCGAGGAGATCCTGCAGACCTACAAGGACGACAACGGCTATTCGCTCGACACGGACCTCGGCGCCGACGACTGGAAGGAGATCATCGTCGCCTACAAGAAGCTCGTCGAGACCGAGCTCGGAAAGCCGTTCCCGCAGGATCCGCACGAGCAGCTTTGGGGCGCGATCGGGGCGGTGTTCGGCTCTTGGATGAACGCGCGGGCAATCACCTACCGCAGGCTGCACGACATTCCGGAGAGCTGGGGCACGGCCGTCAACGTGCAGGCCATGGTGTTCGGCAACATGGGGGAGACCTCGGCCACGGGCGTCGCCTTCACGCGTAACCCGTCGACGGGCGACAAGCGACTCTACGGCGAGTTCCTGGTCAACGCGCAGGGCGAGGACGTGGTCGCCGGCATCCGGACGCCGCAGGACATCACCGAGGCGGCGCGCCTCGAGTCGGGCTCGGAGCGGCCGTCCCTCGAGGTCCTGATGCCCGAGGCCTACGCGGAGTTCAGCGGGATTTGCCAGACGCTCGAACTGCACTACCGAGACATGCAGGACGTCGAGTTCACCATCGAGCGTGGCAAGCTCTGGATGCTGCAGACGCGCGCCGGCAAGCGCACCACGAAGGCGGCGCTGAAGGTGGCGGTCGACATGTGCCGCGAGGGGCTGATCAGCCGCGACGAGGCGATCCTGCGCATCGACCCGGCCGGCCTAGACCAGCTGCTGCACCCGACCATCGACCCCTCCGCCGAGCGCACGGTGCTCGCCAAGGGCCTGCCGGCCTCGCCGGGAGCGGCCTCGGGCGAGATCGTCTTCAACTCGGAAGACGCGGTGGCGGCCAAGCAGGCGGGTCGCAAGGTCATCCTGGTCCGCATCGAGACGAGCCCGGAGGACATCCACGGCATGCACGCCGCGGAAGGCATCCTGACCACGCGCGGCGGCATGACCAGCCACGCGGCGGTGGTGGCGCGCGGCATGGGCAAGCCCTGCGTCTCGGGCGCGGGGTCGATCCGGGTCGACTATACGGCCGAGACGCTGACGGCGGGCGGCAAGACGCTGCGCAAGGGGGACATGGTCACCATCGACGGCGGCTCCGGGCAGGTGCTGGCCGGCCGCGTGCCGATGCTGCAGCCCGAGCTCTCGGGCGATTTCGCGACCCTGATGGTATGGGCCGACGCGGCGCGGCGCATGGGCGTGCGCACCAATGCGGAGACCCCGGCGGACGCCCGCGCGGCGGTGCAGTTCGGCGCGGAAGGCATCGGGCTCAGCCGCACCGAGCACATGTTCTTCGACGAAGGGCGGATAGTGGCGGTCCGGGAGATGATCCTGGCCGACGACGAGAAGGGGCGCCGGCAGGCGCTCGCCAAGCTCCTGCCGATGCAGCGGGCCGACTTCGTCGAGCTGTTCGAGATCATGAAGGGTAAGCCGGTGACGATCCGGCTGCTCGACCCGCCGCTGCACGAGTTCCTGCCGAAGACCGAGGAGGAGATCGCCGAGGTCGCCAAGGGGCTCGGGGTGCATCCGCAGAAACTCCGGGAGCGCGCCGAGGAGTTGCATGAGTTCAACCCCATGCTCGGATTCCGCGGCTGTCGGCTGGCGATCAGCTACCCGGAGATCGCCGAGATGCAGGCCCGCGCCATCTTCGAGGCGGCCGTGGAGGCCGGCAAGGCGACCGGCGAGCCGGTCGTGCCGGAGGTGATGGTTCCGCTCGTCGCGATCCGGCAGGAGTTCGACCTCGTGAAGGCGCGCATCGACGCGATGGCGGCGGCGGTCTCCAAGGAGAAGGGCGTCGAGATCAAGTACCATGTCGGCACCATGATCGAGCTGCCGCGTGCCTGCCTGCAGGCCGCCGACATCGCCCGGACGGCGGAGTTCTTCTCCTTCGGCACCAACGACCTGACGCAGACCACCTACGGCCTGTCGCGCGACGACGCCGCCCAGTTCCTCGGGCCCTACCTGCAGCGGGGCATCCTGGAGCAGGATCCGTTCGTCACCCTCGACCAGGTCGGCGTCGGCGAACTCGTCAAGATCGCCGCCGAGCGCGGCCGGTCGGTGAGACCCGACATCAAGCTCGGCATCTGCGGGGAGCACGGCGGCGACCCGGCGTCGATCCGCTTCTGCGAGACGGTGGCGCTCGACTACGTGTCCTGCTCGCCGTTCCGGGTTCCCATCGCACGGCTGGCGGCCGCGCAGGCGGCGATCGAGCACGGCAAGGCGGCGGTCAGCGAAGCCTGA